From Hypanus sabinus isolate sHypSab1 chromosome 26, sHypSab1.hap1, whole genome shotgun sequence:
tgaggggagtgtATGAGGCTCTGACTGACTCAGGAGGGACGGAGTGTTTGTCAGCTGAGTGTATGAGCTGCTGACTGACTCAGGAGGGATGGAGTGTTTGTGAGGGGAGTGTATGAGGTGCTGACTGACTCAGGAGGGACGGAGTGTTTGTGAGCAGCGTGTATGAGGTGCTGACTGACTCAGGAGGGATGGAGTGTATGTGAGGAGACTGTATGTTCAGCTGACTGACTCGGGAGGGGTGGAGTGTTTGTGAGGGGAGTTTTGAGGTGCTGACTGACTCGGGAGGGACGGTGTGTTTGTGAGGGGAGTGTATGAGGTGCTGACTGACTCAGGAGGGATGGAGTGTTTGTGCGGGGAGAGTTTGAGGTGCTGTGACTGGGGAGGGATGGAGTTTTTGTGAGGGGAGTGTATGAGGTGTTGTCTGACTCAGGAGGGATGGAGTGTTTGTGAGGGGAGCGTATGAGGTGTTGTCTGACTCGGGAGGGACGGAGTGTTTATGAGGGGTGTGTACGAGGTGCTGGTTGAGGCTGGCGGTAGGGGGTGTTTGTGAGCGGAGTGTATGAGGTGCTGACTGACTCAGGAGGGATGGAGTGTTTGTGAGGGGAGTTTTTGAGGTGCTGACTGACTCGGGAGGGACGGATTGTTTGTGAGGGGAGTGTATGAGGCTCTGACTGACTTGGGAGTGATTGAGTGTTTGTGAGGGGAGTGTATGAGGTGCTGACTGACTCGGTAGGGATGGAgagtttgtgaggggagtgtATGAGGTGCTGACTGACTCAGGAGGGACGGAGTGTTTGTGAGCGGAGTGTATGAGGTGCTGACTGACTCAGGAGGGATGGAGTGTTTGTGAGGGGAGTGTATGAGGTGCTGACTGACTCGGGAGGGACGGAGTGTTTGTGAGGGGAGTGTCTGAGGTGCTGACTGACTCGGGAGGGATGGAGTGTTTGTGAGGGGAGTGTGTGAAGTGCTGACTGACTCGGGAGGGTCGGAGGGTTTTTGAGGGGAGTGTGTGAAGTGCTGACTGACTTGGGAGGGATGGAGTGTTTGTGAGGAGAGTGTATGAGGTGTTGTCTGACTCGGGGGGGATGGAgagtttgtgaggggagtgtATGAGGTGTTGTCTGACTTGGGAGGAATGGCGTGTTTGTGAGGGGAATGTATGAGGGGCTGACTGACTCGGGAGGGATGGAGTGTTTGTGAGGGGAGTGTCTGAGCGGCTGATTGACTCAGGAGGGACGGAGTGTTTGTGAGGGGAGTGTATGAGGTGCTGACTGACTcgagagggacagagagtttGTAACAGGAGTGTATGAGGTGCTGACTGACTCGGGAGGGTCGGAGTGTTTGCGAGGGGCGTGTATGTGGGGCTGACTGACACAGGAGGTACGGAGAGTTTGTGAGGGGTGTTTATGAGGTTCTGACTGACTCGGGAGGGAAGGAGAGTTTGTGAGGTGTGTGTATGAAGCTCTGACTGACTCGGGAGTGATTGAGTGTTTGTGAGGGGAGTGTATGAGGTGCTGACCTACTCCGGAGGGATGGAGTGTTTGTGAGGGGAGTGTATGAGGCTCTGACTGACGCGGGCTGGACAGAGAGTTTATGAGGAGAGTGTTTGAGGTGCTGACTGACTCGGGAGGGACGGAGTGTTTGTGAGGGGAGTGTATGAGGTGCTGACTGAGTAGGGATggagagtttgtgaggggacTGTATGAGGTGCTGACTGACTCGGTAGGGATGGAgagtttgtgaggggagtgtATGAGGTGCTGACTGACTCAGGAGGGACGGAGTGTTTGTGAGGGGACGATATGAGGTGCTGACTGACTCGGGGGGGGTCGGAGTGTTTGTGAGGGGAGTGTATGAGGTGTTGACTGACTCGGGAGGAATGGAGTGTTTGTGAGGGGAGTGTATGAGGTGTTGTCTGACTCGGTAGGGACAGTGTTTGTGAGGGGAGTGTATGAGGTGCTGATTGACTCAGGAGGGATGGAGTGTTTGAGAGGGGAGTGTATGAGGTGTTGTCTGACTCGGGAGGAATGGAGTGTTTGTGAGGGGAGTGTATGAGGTGCTGACTGACTCGGGAGGGACGGAGTGTTTGTGAGGGGAGTGTATGAGGTGCTGACTGACTCGGGAGGGTCGGAGTGTTTGCGAGGGGTGTGTATGTGGTGCTGACTGACACAGGAGGTACGGAGAGTTTGTGAGGGGTGTTTATGAGGCTCTGACTGACTCGGGAGTGATTGAGTGTTTGTGAGGGGAGTGTATGAGGTGCTGACTGACTCAGGAGGGATGGAGTGTTTGTGAGGGGAGTGTATGAGCTGCTGACTGACTCGGGAGGGACGGAGAGTTTATGAGGGGAGTGTTTGAGGTGCTGACTGACTCGGGAGGGACGGAGTGTTTGTGAGGGGAGTGTATGAGGTGCTGACTGACTCGGTAGGGATGGAgagtttgtgaggggagtgtATGAGGTGCTGACTGACTCAGGAGGGACGGAGTGTTTGTGAGGGGAGTGTATGAGGTGCTGACTGACTCGGTAGGGATGGAgagtttgtgaggggagtgtATGAGGTGCTGACTGACTCAGGAGGGACGGAGTGTTTGTGAGGGGAGTGTATGAGGTGCTGACTGACTCGGTAGGGATGGAgagtttgtgaggggagtgtATGAGGTGCTGAGTGACTCAGGAGGGACGGAGTGTTTGTGAGCGGAGTGTATGAGGTGCTGACTGACTCGGGAGGAACGGAGTGTTTGTGAGGGGAGTGTATGAGGTGCTGAGTGACTCAGGAGGGACGGAGTGTTTGTGAGGGGAGTGTATGAGGTGCTGACTGACTCAGGAGGGATGGAGTGTTCGTGAGGGGAGCGTATGAGGTGTTGACTGACTCGGGAGGGACGGAGTGTTTGTGAGGGGAGTGTCTGAGGTGCTGACTGACTCGGGAGGGTTGGAGTGTTTCTGAGGGGAGTGTATGAGGTACTCACTGACTCGGGAGGGACGGAGTGTTTGTGAGGGTAGTGTCTGAGGTGTTGTCAGACTTGGGAGGGACGGAgagtttgtgaggggagtgtATGAGGTGTTGACCGACTCGGGAGGGACGGAGTGTTTGTGAGGGGAGTGTATGAGGTGCTGACTGACTCGGGAGGGATGGAGTGTTTGTGAGGGGAGTGTATGAGGTGTTGACCGACTCGGGAGGGACGGAGTGTTTGTGAGGGGAGTGTATGAGGTGCTGACTGACTCAGGAGGGATGGAGTGTTTGTGAGGGGAGTGTATGAGGCTCTGACTGACTCAGGAGGGAAGGAGAGTTTGTGAGGGGTGTGTATGAGGCTCTGACTGACTCGGGGGTGATTGAGTGTTTGTGAGGGGAGTGTATGAGGTGCTGACTGACGCAGGGGGGATGGAGTGTTTGTGACGGGAGTGTATGAGGTATTGTCTTACTCGGGAGGGATGGAGTGTTTGTTAGGGGAGTGTACGATGTGCTGGTTGAGGCTGGCGGTAGGGGGTGTTTGTGAGGGGAGTGTATGAGGTGCTGACTGACTTGGGAGGGACGGAgagtttgtgaggggagtgtATGAGGTGTTGACCGACTCGGGAGGGACGGAGTGTTTGTGAGGGGAGTGTATGAGGTGCTGACTGACTCGGGAGGGATGGAGTGTTTGTGAGGGGAGTGTATGAGGTGCTGACTGACTCGGGAGGGATGGAGTGTTTGTGAGGGGAGTGTACTGGATGGTTGTTGGAACCTCACTGACGCAGGCAAGAGggattgtcccatcacactcttgaatTTGTATTTGAGGGAAAGCCTTTGGAGAGAGAACAGTCGTCTGCTGTGAGATATTCAAAATGACCGGAGGTGTGTCGGGTGCCCCTCACTCCCAGGGGGCTAAAACCTGAACTTAGAGGTCGTCGGTTTGGGAGAAAGGTGAAGAATTTAAGGGGGACATCTTCAGTTTGAGGCTGGAACCATCTGCCACTGGAAGTGATGGTTCTGTGTTCAGTTGTCCGTTTGGATTGGGATGTGGatgggagagggatggagggatACGGTTCGGAATTAGGCTGTAAACCCGGCTGGGgagaacagactagatgggccaaagggactgtttacGTGCTGTCATGCTCAATGGCCTTCTGACACCTCAACTGTGACCCTCTGACACTGCTGATGATGTGAGAAGTGGCTGGGAGTTGGTGCAGAATGACTTCTCCGCCATTGAACATCAGAAAGTTAGACCCTCTTCTGGGAGAGTGTGGTCCAAACCCCACTGCAGAGAGGGTCGGGCTGCTTGGTTACATGACAGCAGGGCTCAGCCAGAGGTCCAGAGACTCTGGAAAGAACTGAGGTGATTACAGAGACCATCACATCCTTCAGTGGCAGTGGCTGCTGTAGGGCTGGGCTTTGATGAGAGGTGGCCACACCTATTTAATAAacaaatctatctatctatcccccctctctctctctctctctctctctctccccccctctctctctctctctctctctctccccccctctctctctctctctctctctctctcccccctctctctctgtctctctctctctctctctctctccccctctctctctctctctctctctctccccctctctctctgtctctctctctctctctctctctccccctctctctccctctccctctctctctctccctctatctctctccccctctccctctctctctctctctctctctctctgtctctctgtctccattctctctcccccccctctctctctctctctctctctctgtctccgtctctctctctctctctctctccccctctctctctatctctctctctctctctctctctctctctctctgtctgtctcagtctctctctctctctctctctgtctctctctctccccctctctctctctctctccctctccctctctctctccctctatctctctccccctctccctctctctctctctctccttctccctctccctcatgtAGTTACATCAGAGTCTGCGATGGATGGAGCTGGTGCATTGAGAGCAGGTCGGTAATTTCTTGTGCGGTAGTCATGTTGGGGAGAGGCACTACTCAAGTTGGGGCTGGGGGCATTCCTCAAACAGCAGAATACAATTCCCTCCGCCCTCCTGCAAGGGTCAACAGTGGACTACACCCGTCACTTCTTGGGCTGAAGTCTATGGTCcgtgaggccattcagtccatcatgtctgctctgccattccatcatggctgattaattattccTCCACTCCATTGcatttgacgcccttactaatctggaacctatcaacctccgctttaagtatacccgaTAGCCTGaactccacagctatctgtgcaatgaattccacagattcaccaccctctggctaaagaaattcctcctcatctccgttctaaagggacatccttgtattcggagtccgtgccctctggtcctagactcccacacaataagaaacattttctccacatcctttctatcttggcctttcaatatttgatgattcaatgagatgcccccctcattcttctaaactccagagaatacaagcccagagccatcagaagtGCGCCTGACCCCACAGGAAGCGTCAAGAGACACTGTTTCAAAGAGGGGGGAGCGAGAGGTGGGCAATCTCCCCACGGTGATGAGGGGCAGAGCTCACCACTAAAAGCCTGCACTGCCCTACCACGTCATCCCCAACAGCACCACAGTGACCGCGCTTCGGGGAAGACCTGTCACCGGAGTTTGGGTgcaactggtgggggggggggggggcgggttgtcTATGGGCCGGGGTATCCTGGTGCCCTGTAGGCACTATACAAATGCACATCGGTGTAGGttgaggggtggtggggaggtgaggggtggtgggtggggatTTCGAAGGGGTGGGGcttcggggaggggaggtgagggatAGTAGGTGGGGATATCGAGGGGGAGATTAGTGGAGGGATAGTAGGTGGGGATATCGAGGGGGAGATTAGTGGAGGGATAGTAGGTGGGGATATCGAGGGGGAGATTAGTGGAGGGATAGTAGGTGGGGATATCGAGGGGGAGATTAGTTGAGGGATAGTAGGTGGGGATATCGAGGGGGAGATTAGTGGAGGGATAGTAGGTGGGGATATCGAGGGGGAGATTAGTGGAGGGATAGTAGGTGGGATATCGAGGGGGAGATTAGTGGAGGGATAGTAGGTGGGATATCGAGGGGGAGATTAGTGGAGGGATAGTAGGTGGGATATCGAGGGGGAGATTAGTGGAGGGATAGTAGGTGGGGATATCGAGGGGGAGATTAGTGGAGGGGTAGTAGGTGGGCAGATCAGAGGGTCCTGAGAGCCGGAGGAGTTGGCAGAGTTGGGTGAATGCATGCTTCCTTGCAGCTGGAATGGCGTGTCACAGGAGGAGCCATGCAGGACAAAGTGGGTGGGGGAGCCCCCAGCGGGGTGGGTTACTCCGGAAGTACGGAGCAGAGACACCCTGTCGCTCCATGCCGCGGACAACACAGCGTCAGTGACTGTGTCTGACCGCCCGAGAGGAGTCTCTCGCAGCCGGGTAACTCTCTGCACCTGGGTCCGCCCACCTCTCCACAAGGCCCGTGTCCACCTGCTGCCCTCGGCCACGGGCCCGGGGTCACTCTGGCCCTCCTCACTGGTCCGCAAGGGTGGACCGACCGCCAGCTTGGCCCCTGACCCTTACCGGAGGGTCCGCCGCGTTGTGCTTTCGTCCCGGTGAAGGTTTTCTCGCCCACCGGCGGAGGGCAGCCGGGGCCCCTGACACAGCCCCCCATCATCGTCCCGGAGAGGAGCCTCCCGAGGCCCAGGCTGCCCGTCAACCTGGCGTCAGGGCCCCTCAGAGTTCCCTACCGGAGTGTCGGTCTTCGTGGAGGTGGGAAGGGGGCGGCCCACCCCTGCACCCTACAGGGTGGTGTAAATGTAGACAAATATAATGACCAACAGGTTGAGGACGGTCCCACTGATACCCAGCATCGCCAGAACCCTCTCCTCTTTGTCCTCATCCTCGTCGTCAGGCAGCCGAACAACGCGGGTTTCTTCAATGTGCTCAACGATGACCATCGTTCCCGGTTTCCTAATCCCGACTTGCAGATCCGGGAAAAGATGAAGAAATGCAGACCTGAGGCTCTGCATTAGAGGGAAAAGAGGAATATTGGAATCAGTTTTATTGTCATTAACTTtagtcatggaatttgttgttttgtggcagcagtacagtgcaagatgtaaaatattataaattacattGAGAAATTATATACATTTATACACACCAGTTTATcaggtgcacctgtacacctgcttgttaatgcaaatacccaatcagccaatcacgtggcagcaactcaatgcataaaagcacgcagacgtggtcaagagttcagttgttgctcagaccaaaattcagaatggggaaggaatgtgatcagagtgactttgactgtggaatgattgttggtgccagatggggtggtttgagtattttgtaaactgctgatctcctgggattttcacacacaacagtctctagagctcacagaggatggtgtgaaatCCAGTGAGTAGCAATTCTGCGGGTGAGagcacctcgttaatgagagatgtcagtGGAGAATGACCAGACAGCTTCAAGCTGACTGTTCATTGTGTCATGGacatttcagaaatctgatggcagaggggacaaaGTTATTCCTAAAACAGTCcatgtgcgtcttcaggctcctctacatctctctgatggtagcagaatcggttgggactttattccttgcagcgtagaagaatgagggcagatttgagggaggtgtacaagattacgAGGGATGTAGATAGGTGAGTGAAAATAGgccttttcctctgaggttgggcaatgagaggtcatgggttaagatggaaggtgaaatatttaagacgaacctgagggggagcttcttcacacatcctgggggtggtgagggtgtggagagagtggccACTGCAAGTAGTGGACGCAGGTTTGaccagtttggataggtacatggatggttgaggtatggagggatatggttcaggtgcagggcAATGGGACTCGACAGAATAACGGTTTGGCAAGCActggatgggcagaagggcctttttctgtgctgttgtaCTCTATGGCACCCAGTTCCTCTCTTCCAAGGAGTATAAGGGTCCAGGCTTAGGTGGTcagtggatgagttgggccatgtTGTCTGGCTCCATGACTCTGTGTAAGATGCTTATACAAAGTGCCAAAGTATAACTGAATTCATCAACAAGTAGAGAGGGTGCCTGAGGAAAATATCTTCAGACAGTAGCGTGCCTGGTTGCGGGAACCATTCACCACGGTGCCAGAACCTCGCCCCAATCCTGCGCTCAtgtgctgtccgtgtggagtttgcatgttcaccCTGTACCCCCCTCACCCAAATGATCCATTTTTTCCCACACACCAATGTGGTAGgcaggttaactggccactgagtTGCAGAATAGAGCCaaagaatactacagcacagaaacaagcccttcagcccatctagtctatgctgagctGTTATtctacctggaccatagccctccatgcctcccccatccatgtacatatcaaAACTTCTCTGACTTGTTGCAACCAATCCTGGAAGCTACTTCCACActcctaccaccctctgagtgaagaagttccccctcaagttCTGCTTAAATATCTAGAAGACTTCATGGGAATTTGGGGAtattaaagtgggggggggggggctttcccACCTGGAGACTGGTGAGGACCTGAAACACGGTGCCCGTGAGAGCTGTGGAAGCAGAGCCATTGGTGACACTTTAGAAGTAAATGGCATAGGCATTGAAGGTTACGGGCCAAGAGAAAGGTTGGCTCCTGGTAGTTGCTAGTCAGCATGGATGTtctgggcagaatggcctacctCGAGGTGCTATAACTCAATGGAATAAGTATAAGCAGCTCTAGTCTCTCTCCTCCAGAGAACGCACTGAGAGGAGATCAGGTAGGGTTGTGGTAGTGCAGTTACCATGGGAACATGTCCACTTATGGGGATACATAAATCCGAAGCCCTTCACTGTAAAACACTTGCCAATAAATCCAACTGGGAATTCAACTTGGAACTGAAATTAATTTATTGTCCCAtggactgaggtacagtgaagagTTTGTCTTGTAGACTGTTCATACAGGTCAGATTATCACACAGTGCATCAAAGTTTTTTTTACTGGAATGAGAAAGCAATATCCATGCCCTTCCTCCTATGGTCAACCTCTCATtcgggcatcttcccccttccttcacagccctgatgaagggtctcggcccaaaacatcgactgtttattcctttccagctgctatctgacctgccgagttcctccagcattttgtgtgtgttactgtggattaAAACAATTCCACCGTATCCCAGAAACTATTCATATACGGGATACAGAAAGGATGAAAGGCCCAAATCTCTCCTCCAGTGAAAAAGTGGAGGGGAGGCCTGTGGTCAAATGGATACCATGAGATTGTGTCCAGGGGAGACACTACTGAGAGAATCACCAGGGTCTCCATCCccactatttgtgacatttacagaAAAGTTGCATACAAAGGACCGAAAAGCAAtgtgaggatccctaccacccatcccacagtctCTCTGACCCACTCCCGTCTGGAAGGAtggacaggagcatcaggactaagtCTGCCAGActaggtaacagcttcttccctcaggctgtgagactaatgagtaTCCTGTCtccaccaaggtctcatcactcGGACAgccgtgtgtgcgtgcgtgtgtttgtgtgtgtgtgtgtgtgtgtgtctgtgtgtgtgtgtgtgtgtgtgtgtgtgagtgtgtgtctgtgtgtggtgtgagtgtgagtgtgtgtgtggtgtgagtgtgtgtgtgtgtgagtgtgagtgtgtgtgtggtgtgagtgtgtgtgtatgtgtctgtgtgtgtgcttgtgagtgtgtgtgtgtgtgtgagtgtgtgtcagtatgtgtgtgtgtgagtgtgtgtgtgtttgtaagtgtggtgtgtgtgtgtgtgtgtgtgtgtgtgtgtttgtaagtgtgtgtgtggtgtgtgtgtgtgtgaatgtgtgtgtgagtgtgtgtgtgtgtagtgtgagtgtgtgtgtggtgtgagtgtgagtgtgtggtgtgagtgtgtgtgtgaatgtgtgtgtgtgtgtgtgtagtgtgagtgtgtgtgagtgtgtgtgtggtgtgagtgtgagtgtgtgtgtggtgtgagtgtgtgtgtgaatgtgtgtgtcagtgtgagtgtagtgtgagtgtgtgtgtggtgtgagtgtgagtgtgtgtgtggtgtgagtgtgtgtgtgtgaatgtgtgtgtgagtgtgagtgtagtgtgagtgtttgtgtgtgtgtgagtgtgtgtctgtgtgtggtgtgagtgtgagtgtgtgtgtggtgtgagtgtgtgtgtgtgtgagtgtgtgtgtgtatgtgtgtgagtgtgtgagtgtgtgtatgtgtgtgtgtgagtttgtgtgtggtgtgagtgtgagtgtgtgagtgtgtgtgtgtgtagtgtgagtgtgtgtgtggtgtgagtgtgagtgtgtggtgtgagtgtgtgtgtgaatgtgtgtgtgtgtgtgtgtgtagtgtgagtgtgtgtgagtgtgtgtgtggtgtgagtgtgagtgtgtgtgtggtgtgagtgtgtgtgtgaatgtgtgtgtcagtgtgagtgtagtgtgagtgtgtgtgtggtgtgagtgtgagtgtgtgtgtggtgtgagtgtgtgtgtgtgaatgtgtgtgtgagtgtgagtgtagtgtgagtgtttgtgtgtgtgtgagtgtgtgtctgtgtgtggtgtgagtgtgagtgtgtgtgtggtgtgagtgtgagtgtgtgtgtagtgtgagtgtgtgtgagtgtgagtgtgtgtgagtgtgtgtgagtgtgtgtgtgtgtgagtgtgagtttgtgtgtggtgtgagtgtgagtgtgtgtgtggtgtgagtgtgagtgtgtgtgtggtgtgagtgtgtgtgagtgtgagtgtgtgtgtgagtgtgagtgtagtgtgagtgtgtgtgtggtgtgagtgtgtgtgtggtgtgagtgtgagtgtgtgtgagtgtgtgtgtgagtgtgagtgtagtgtgagtgtgtgtgtggtgtgagtgtgtgtgtgtgtgaatgtgtgtgtgagtgtgagtgtgtgtgagtgtgagtttgtgtgtggtgtgagtgtgtgtgagtatgtgtgtgtgtgaatgtgtgtgtgagtgtgagtgtagtgtgagtgtgtgtgtggtgtgagtgtgtgtgtgtgtgtgtgtgaatgtgtgtgtgagtgtgagtgtgtgtgagtgtgagtttgtgtgtggtgtgagtgtgagtgtgtgtgtggtgtgagtgtgagtgtgtgtgtagtgtgagtgtgtgtgagtgtgagtgtgtgtgagggtgtgtgagtgtgtgtgtggtgtgagtgtgtgtgtggtgtgagtgtgagtgtgtgtgtggtgtgagtgtgagtgtgtgtgtggtgtgagtgtgtgtgtggtgtgagtgtgagtgtgtgtgtgtgaatgtgtgtgtgagtgtgagtgtagtgtgagtgtgtgtgtggtgtgagtgtgattgtgtgtgtgtagtgtgagtgtgtgtgtggtgtgagtgtgtgtgtgtgtgaatgtgtgtgtgtgaatgtgtgtgtgagtgtgtgtgtggtgtgagtgtgagtgtggtgtgagtgtgagtgtgagtgtgtgagtgtgagtgtgtgtgagtgtgtgtgtggtgtgagtgtgagtgtgtgtgtggtgtgagtgtgagtgtgtgtgtggtgtgagtgtgtgtgtgtgaatgtgtgtgtgagtgtgagtgtagtgtgactgtgtgtgtggtgtgagtgtgtgagtgtgtgtgtgagtgtgtgtgtgagtgtgagtgtgagtgtgtgtgtggtgtgagtgtgagtgtgtgtgtgtgtgagtgtgagtgtgagtgtgtgtgtgtgaatgtgtgtgtgagtgtgagtgtagtgtgactgtgtgtgtggtgtgagtgtgtgagtgtgtgtgtgagtgtgtgtgtgagtgtgagtgtgagtgtgtgtgtggtgtgagtgtgagtgtgtgtgtgtgcattataTGCTGTGAGGGTtcaccatggtccagaggaacaaatgtttcatttggttgtatacatgACTAGTCCAATGACGATAAACTTGAACCTTAACTTGAGTTGAAATGCAAGTTCAGAGCCCTTCACTGTAAGACAGTCACCAAGAATCCAACAGTGGACTATTCGATAGCCTCACAACAGAATCCAGAGAACTTGCAGTGCGGGTTGGCAATAAGGAGCAAGGTTATAATGAGGTAATTGTGAGGTCGAGTTATTCTGACCGTGCTGGACAGGTGATGGGAATAATACACTCTCGCTTTCACAGGGAGTACTTGAGGTAAATAGGAGGAGGGGCTGAAGGTTGGACAAACCCATGGAGAAGGAGAGAATGGAGGTTCAGATAAGGCTCTAAAGGAGTCAAAGGAGCAGATACAAACGTCTGAAAGAACATGCAACCAGGCTCAAGCACAGCTGCTACCCTGCTCTTTTGAAGGATGAGATGTGCTCTTGACCTCAAAATCTCCCTCGTCAGGACCTTGCACCTTGTTCTCTCCCTGCACGgaattgcagagttgtggacacagctcagcacacgaGTGGAACCGGCCActcctccatggattctgtccatacttcttgctgcctcagacCTTGCCACCCCAGACGTTCTCTGTTACCCCTctcagaagacacaaaagcctgaacgGATGtgccagcaggctcaaggacagcttctacccctccagTACCACCTTGACCTCATTGTGACCTTGCTCCtaactgtcctgaagaagggcctcagcctgaaacagactgcctggcctgctgagctcctccagcattttgtgtgtgttgccttggatttccagcgtctgcagaatctcttgtgttaatgtgCCGTTGTGGTAAGACTACTAAAAGGTCCCCtattacaataagatggactcttgacctcaggttctttgttatgatcttgcatcatattggttacctgcactgcactttctctggagcCATTACACTGTATTCCTCATGATTAATGTTTCTGTTCTTCCGCCTCAATGCACTGCGTAATAATTCGGTCTGTATGAACActgtgcaagacaaactttttacAGCATCTC
This genomic window contains:
- the LOC132381816 gene encoding protein TUNAR-like, which codes for MVIVEHIEETRVVRLPDDEDEDKEERVLAMLGISGTVLNLLVIIFVYIYTTL